In Candidatus Thiopontia autotrophica, one genomic interval encodes:
- a CDS encoding response regulator, with the protein MSYHIAIVEDDRDILDNYADVLADKGYRVSPFTNAEDAWNAFNQETPDLAILDIQLKNQPDGGFDLHRKINTLFPEKPTLFISGRDSEMDKITGLKLGAWDFMSKPVGLDYLTERVRSLIQISESRTNNTVEVIPYSQIGLRISEEQMTVHWFGNRVDLTLTEFYILNLLASQRGRVRSYDELKGITRQRYVEANTVTGHIRRIRRKFQKIDLKFKGIKNVHGVGYRWQG; encoded by the coding sequence ATGAGCTATCACATAGCAATCGTAGAAGATGACCGGGACATACTGGACAACTATGCAGACGTATTGGCAGACAAGGGATACCGGGTCTCCCCTTTCACCAACGCAGAAGACGCCTGGAATGCATTCAACCAGGAGACCCCGGACCTTGCCATTCTCGACATCCAGCTCAAGAACCAGCCCGATGGCGGCTTTGATCTCCACCGCAAGATAAACACCCTCTTTCCGGAAAAACCGACCCTCTTCATATCCGGTAGAGATAGCGAAATGGACAAGATAACCGGACTAAAACTCGGCGCCTGGGACTTTATGAGCAAACCGGTTGGCCTCGACTACCTTACCGAGAGAGTGCGCTCCTTGATCCAGATTAGCGAAAGCAGAACCAACAACACAGTAGAGGTAATCCCCTACTCACAGATCGGCCTGCGGATAAGTGAAGAGCAGATGACAGTACACTGGTTTGGCAACAGAGTAGATCTCACCCTCACAGAGTTCTACATCCTCAACCTGCTGGCTTCACAACGGGGGCGGGTACGCAGCTACGATGAGCTAAAGGGGATAACCCGTCAACGCTACGTAGAGGCCAACACAGTTACCGGCCACATCAGACGGATCAGAAGAAAATTCCAGAAAATCGACCTCAAATTCAAGGGGATCAAGAATGTCCATGGAGTTGGGTATCGGTGGCAGGGGTAA